One Methanosphaera sp. WGK6 genomic window carries:
- a CDS encoding flavin reductase family protein yields MKISVDTNNYILPEPCIIVSCRDKNGKNNALPIGFAANVSFNPRIIMIAVIEERYSHHIIKERGEFVVNIAREEFREEMEFLGRNSGKNMDKLANFKLIDADIVDAPILLDCPVNFECKVIESVKPGTHDVFFGRVEKVHCDKELVDDEGKINWDKINILEN; encoded by the coding sequence ATGAAGATAAGTGTTGATACAAATAATTATATTCTACCAGAACCATGTATAATAGTCTCATGTAGAGATAAAAATGGTAAAAACAATGCATTACCAATAGGATTTGCAGCAAATGTCAGCTTCAATCCACGAATAATTATGATAGCAGTAATCGAAGAACGTTATTCACACCATATAATCAAAGAAAGAGGAGAATTTGTAGTAAATATTGCAAGAGAAGAATTCCGTGAAGAAATGGAATTTCTTGGAAGAAACTCTGGAAAAAACATGGATAAATTAGCTAACTTCAAACTAATAGATGCTGATATTGTAGATGCACCAATACTACTTGACTGTCCAGTTAACTTTGAATGTAAAGTTATAGAATCAGTAAAACCAGGCACACATGATGTTTTCTTTGGCAGAGTAGAAAAAGTACATTGTGATAAAGAATTAGTAGATGATGAAGGAAAAATTAACTGGGATAAAATTAATATTCTAGAAAATTAG
- a CDS encoding MarR family winged helix-turn-helix transcriptional regulator, whose amino-acid sequence MTLSGQFKEDNIENIRIYHYVEELIFSCKEYMSQIDFGEVTLAEYPFLIRIRFNENTTQQELAKGFRKTEGYTAKVLRKFEDHGLITRQENPNNRRKKIVTLTQKGLEKTEDILAILDAWEEEVTSVMTQEEVQILKKGLFKLVLHTDDMKNKL is encoded by the coding sequence ATGACACTTTCAGGCCAATTCAAAGAAGATAACATAGAAAATATAAGAATATACCACTACGTAGAAGAACTAATATTCAGCTGTAAAGAATACATGTCTCAAATAGACTTTGGCGAAGTAACACTAGCAGAATATCCCTTCTTAATAAGAATCAGATTCAATGAAAACACAACACAACAAGAACTAGCAAAAGGATTTAGAAAAACAGAAGGATACACAGCAAAAGTACTAAGAAAATTTGAAGACCATGGATTAATCACAAGACAAGAAAATCCAAACAATAGACGAAAAAAAATAGTAACACTCACACAAAAAGGACTAGAAAAAACAGAAGACATACTAGCCATACTAGATGCATGGGAAGAAGAAGTAACAAGTGTAATGACACAAGAAGAAGTTCAAATACTAAAAAAAGGATTATTCAAACTAGTATTACACACAGATGACATGAAAAATAAACTATAA
- a CDS encoding right-handed parallel beta-helix repeat-containing protein — MDRKHIFFFLFLIILLVCGLSNVSANDTSTMDVVTNTVDHQNMQSTHDTTTTSKILEQNTTSNIKTTNKTLKTATVIVNTYSALRNQIANGTADTIRLNTTRKYTGSTTLTISRNVTIDGRNAVLNTTGLITINSNVTIKNLTINPRIIVSSNGNLTLTNTTHANKTITTNGAAIYNLGKLTINNSIFTNNKATTSGAAIYTTGNITINNSTFTNNKATTSGAAIYTTGNITINNSTFTNNKATTSGAAIYTTGNITINNSTFTNNNAPSGGAIHLNNGTLTVKNSLFTKNNATSGGAIHFNNGNLTVYNTTFTYNNATSGAALFTYRNGTINNSTFINNTATNGAAIYNRRTNTVNNSTFINNTAKELGGAIYNYEVIKVTQSTFINNIASNAAAIYNYVNLTVTNSTFTNNTASNDGAAVYNRANTTITDSIFTNNKATRNGAAIYTNATITINNTIFTSNTATNYGAAIYNNGISIIDNSNFTSNTAQAGAAIYNNANNTLNNSVFTHNNASIFGGAIYNAKNSTITNSNFTSNNAIAMGGAITNTGNSTITSSIFTNNTSNSMGGAITSTENITITNSTFTSNNATNGGAIYNGKTLIINNSTFTNNNITGNGSAIYNSNGNCNINNTLFTNNNAAMGTIYNNENLVINNSNFTSNNATYGGVIYNNANSIVNNSVFSNNNASRDGAGIYNNKTITVDNTVFTNNNAQSDGGAIYTRNSTIINNSNFTSHNATYGGAIASLANTTLIVNNSVFTNNNARNIGGAIYALNSTIINSNFTNNYAMSMGGAIFNTGNSTITGSIFTSNNALHEGGAIRSIVNITITNSTFTNNNATNGGAISNRRNLTINNSTFTNNNITGNGSAIYNSNGNCNINNTLFNENNATLGTIYNNENLVINNSNFTSNNATSGAAIYNNANSSINNSIFNNNKASQNGAGIYNNKTITVDNSVFTANNAKYGGAIYNAKNSTIVNSNFTSNTAQAGAAIYNTANSTINNSVFTSNNASIFGGAIYDYGNSIINNSNFTNNYAMAMGGAITNTGNSTITGSIFTNNTSSGIGWSNN; from the coding sequence ATGGATAGAAAACATATCTTTTTCTTTTTATTCCTAATTATTTTACTAGTATGTGGACTAAGCAATGTATCAGCAAACGATACAAGTACAATGGATGTGGTGACAAACACAGTAGATCATCAAAACATGCAAAGTACTCATGATACAACAACCACAAGTAAAATATTAGAACAAAACACTACAAGTAATATAAAAACAACAAACAAAACACTAAAAACAGCAACAGTAATAGTAAACACATACAGTGCACTAAGAAATCAAATAGCAAATGGAACAGCAGACACCATACGATTAAACACTACAAGAAAATACACAGGATCCACAACACTAACAATATCAAGAAATGTAACAATAGATGGAAGAAATGCAGTACTAAACACAACAGGACTTATAACCATAAATTCAAATGTCACAATAAAAAATCTGACAATAAATCCAAGAATAATAGTATCAAGCAATGGAAATCTAACACTTACTAACACAACACATGCAAACAAGACAATAACAACAAATGGAGCAGCAATATACAATCTAGGAAAACTAACAATAAACAACTCAATATTCACAAACAACAAAGCAACAACAAGTGGAGCAGCAATCTATACAACTGGAAACATAACAATAAACAATTCAACATTCACAAACAACAAAGCAACAACAAGTGGAGCAGCAATCTATACAACTGGAAACATAACAATAAACAATTCAACATTCACAAACAACAAAGCAACAACAAGTGGAGCAGCAATCTATACAACTGGAAACATAACAATAAACAATTCAACATTCACAAACAACAATGCACCAAGTGGGGGAGCAATACACCTCAACAATGGAACTCTCACAGTAAAAAACTCTCTTTTTACAAAAAATAATGCAACAAGTGGAGGAGCAATACACTTCAACAATGGAAATCTCACAGTATATAATACAACCTTCACATACAACAATGCAACAAGTGGAGCAGCACTATTTACCTACAGAAATGGAACAATAAACAACTCAACATTCATAAATAACACAGCAACAAATGGAGCAGCAATCTACAATCGTAGAACAAACACAGTAAATAACTCAACATTCATCAACAACACAGCAAAAGAACTTGGAGGAGCAATCTACAACTATGAAGTAATCAAGGTAACACAATCAACATTCATAAACAACATAGCATCAAATGCAGCTGCAATCTATAACTATGTAAACCTAACAGTAACAAATTCAACATTCACCAATAACACAGCATCAAATGATGGAGCAGCAGTATACAACAGAGCAAACACTACAATAACAGATTCCATATTCACAAACAACAAAGCAACACGAAATGGAGCAGCAATATACACTAATGCAACAATAACAATAAATAATACAATATTCACATCTAACACTGCAACAAATTATGGTGCAGCAATATATAACAATGGAATAAGTATTATAGATAATTCTAATTTTACATCAAACACTGCTCAAGCAGGAGCAGCAATATATAACAATGCAAATAACACACTAAATAACTCAGTATTCACACATAACAATGCAAGCATATTTGGTGGAGCAATATATAATGCTAAAAACAGTACTATCACTAACTCTAACTTTACATCCAACAATGCAATAGCAATGGGTGGAGCAATAACCAATACTGGTAACAGTACAATAACCAGTTCTATATTCACCAATAACACATCAAATAGTATGGGTGGAGCAATAACCAGCACTGAAAACATTACAATAACTAATTCAACATTCACATCTAATAATGCAACTAATGGTGGAGCAATATACAATGGAAAAACACTCATAATAAATAATTCAACATTCACAAACAATAACATAACAGGTAATGGATCAGCTATATACAACAGTAATGGAAATTGTAATATAAACAACACATTATTTACTAACAACAATGCAGCAATGGGAACAATATATAATAATGAAAACCTAGTAATAAACAATTCAAACTTTACATCCAACAATGCAACATATGGTGGAGTAATCTACAACAATGCAAACAGCATAGTAAATAACTCAGTATTTAGTAATAATAATGCATCACGAGATGGTGCTGGAATATATAATAATAAAACAATTACAGTAGATAACACAGTATTCACAAACAACAATGCCCAATCAGATGGAGGAGCAATATATACTAGAAACAGCACTATAATAAACAACTCTAACTTCACATCCCATAATGCAACATATGGAGGAGCAATAGCTAGTCTTGCAAACACTACATTGATAGTAAATAACTCAGTCTTTACAAATAATAATGCAAGAAACATTGGAGGAGCAATATATGCCCTTAATTCCACAATAATTAATTCTAACTTCACAAATAACTATGCTATGTCTATGGGTGGAGCAATATTCAACACTGGAAACAGTACAATAACAGGTTCTATATTCACATCTAACAATGCATTACATGAAGGTGGAGCAATAAGAAGCATAGTAAACATTACAATAACTAATTCAACATTCACAAATAATAATGCAACAAACGGTGGAGCAATATCAAATAGAAGAAACCTCACAATAAATAACTCAACATTCACAAACAACAACATAACAGGTAATGGATCAGCAATATACAATAGTAATGGAAATTGTAATATAAACAACACACTATTCAATGAAAACAATGCAACACTAGGAACAATATATAATAATGAAAACCTGGTAATAAACAATTCTAACTTTACATCCAACAATGCAACAAGTGGTGCAGCAATATATAACAATGCAAATAGTAGTATTAATAATTCCATATTCAATAACAACAAAGCATCACAAAACGGTGCAGGAATATATAATAATAAAACAATCACAGTAGATAACTCAGTATTTACAGCAAATAATGCTAAGTATGGTGGAGCAATATACAATGCTAAAAACAGTACTATAGTTAACTCTAATTTCACATCTAATACTGCTCAAGCTGGAGCAGCAATATACAATACTGCAAACAGCACAATAAATAACTCAGTATTTACAAGTAATAATGCAAGCATATTCGGTGGAGCAATCTATGACTATGGAAATAGTATTATAAATAACTCTAACTTCACAAATAACTATGCTATGGCTATGGGTGGAGCTATAACTAATACTGGTAATAGTACAATAACTGGTTCCATATTCACTAATAACACATCAAGTGGTATTGGGTGGAGCAATAACTAG
- a CDS encoding carboxypeptidase-like regulatory domain-containing protein — protein sequence MGGAITSTENITIINSTFTSNTAVNGGAISNGRNLTVNNSTFTNNNITGNGSAIYNSNGNCNINNTLFNENNATLGTIYNNENLVINNSNFTSNNATSGAAIYNNANITVDNSVFTANNAKYGGAIYNAKNSTIVNSNFTSNTAQAGAAIYNTANSTINNSVFTSNNASIFGGAIYDYGNSIINNSNFTNNYAMAMGGAITNTGNSTITGSIFTNNTSSGMGGAITSTENVTIFNSTFTSNTAVNGGAISNGRNLTVNNSTFTNNNITGNGSAIYNSNGICNINNTLFNENNATLGTIYNNENLVINNSNFTSNNATSGAAIYNNANITINNTVFNNNKASQNGAGIYNNKTITVNNSVFTANNAKYGGAIYNAKNSSIVNSNFTSNTAQAGAALYNTANSTVNNSVFTSNNASIFGGAIYDFGNSIINNSNFTNNNAIAMGGAITNTGNSTITGSIFTNNTSSGMGGAITSTENITITNSTFTNNKATNGGAISNGRTITLNNNTFTSNLAVYGVLFNEGISMINNATFINNSAESGSVIYNNVSGTFTLNNSIINSNYVLNNSEYVINNLGNATITNNLFTNNTDNTRDMLINNPKVDKLVLVNNNTYIDNLLNNTIISQTYTILDEDTININITLRSVYNDTVRNGTITAYLDGNSIGVGEVVNGTANITLTLTNPENNIILKYTTESKHYQNTTTTSIIKILKHNTTITTNIINNTLANTSITVVLKDTTTSTTIANADITVTLANGTTITDKTDENGNINIPLDLPVGENTITITYNGNDTYNSTTNTVNINVVKRESTITATVTNNTAGNVTITVSVVDTTTNNPINNGNIIIYDTNNNIIGTASIVDENTIILTNITITGEYTITVKYEGNTNYTESSITIENVNIIGRETTLNTIIINNTLGNTNINVVLKDTTTNNIISNADITVTLPDTTVITTKTDENGNINIPLDLPVGENTITITYNGNKTYNSNSNTVNINVTKRDSTITATVTNNTVGNVTLRVEVVDSETNKPIDSGNIIIRDENGNILTTGTITNGNAIINTGITRIGEYTINVIYEGNTNYTSISITLKNIIVTGINTQINAIVLNDTLANTMINVTLIDAVTSQPIADANIVVTLPNGDNINGITSEDGSVVIKLDIPVGDNTIIISYNGDETYKQTSTTINIPVEKIGTTITVDPVNGVIGEKINLTAHITGTYNNIINGGRVVFKVNGKTLRDNDGNIIYVTVKDSKAVITDFIIPTSWTNTNYVISAVYGGNNDFTSSRSNNSTLSIEKRSAKLELDQVTAKAGQTIKLSVKITDDITNNPVSSGKVVFKLNGKTLRDENGNNIYALVENGVATIEYTLPAKMAAKNYKLTAVFADKLYERAEISSTLCVTK from the coding sequence TTGGGTGGAGCAATAACTAGTACTGAAAATATTACAATAATTAATTCAACATTCACAAGTAACACTGCAGTAAATGGTGGAGCAATATCTAATGGAAGAAATCTCACAGTAAATAACTCAACATTCACAAACAACAACATAACAGGCAATGGATCAGCAATATACAATAGTAATGGAAATTGTAATATAAACAACACACTATTCAATGAAAACAATGCAACACTAGGAACAATATATAATAACGAAAACCTAGTAATCAACAATTCAAACTTTACATCCAACAATGCAACAAGTGGTGCAGCAATTTATAACAATGCAAACATCACAGTAGATAACTCAGTATTTACAGCAAATAATGCTAAGTATGGTGGAGCAATATACAATGCTAAAAACAGTACTATAGTTAACTCTAATTTCACATCTAATACTGCTCAAGCTGGAGCAGCAATATACAATACTGCAAACAGCACAATAAATAACTCAGTATTTACAAGTAATAATGCAAGCATATTCGGTGGAGCAATCTATGACTATGGAAATAGTATTATAAATAACTCTAACTTCACAAATAACTATGCTATGGCTATGGGTGGAGCTATAACTAATACTGGTAATAGTACAATAACTGGTTCCATATTCACTAATAACACATCAAGTGGTATGGGTGGAGCTATAACCAGTACTGAAAATGTTACAATATTTAATTCAACATTCACAAGTAACACTGCAGTAAATGGTGGAGCTATATCTAATGGAAGAAATCTCACAGTAAATAATTCAACATTCACAAACAATAACATAACAGGCAATGGATCTGCAATATATAACAGTAATGGAATTTGTAATATAAATAACACATTATTCAATGAAAACAATGCAACACTAGGAACAATATATAATAATGAAAACCTAGTAATAAATAATTCTAACTTTACATCCAATAATGCAACAAGTGGTGCAGCAATTTATAACAATGCAAACATCACAATAAATAACACTGTATTTAATAACAACAAAGCATCACAAAACGGTGCAGGAATATATAATAATAAAACAATCACAGTAAATAACTCAGTATTTACAGCAAATAATGCTAAGTATGGTGGAGCAATATATAATGCTAAAAACAGTTCTATAGTTAACTCTAATTTCACATCTAATACTGCTCAAGCTGGAGCAGCATTATACAATACTGCAAATAGTACAGTAAATAACTCAGTATTTACAAGTAATAATGCAAGTATATTCGGTGGAGCAATCTATGACTTTGGAAATAGTATTATAAATAATTCTAACTTCACAAATAATAATGCAATAGCTATGGGTGGAGCTATAACTAATACTGGTAATAGTACAATAACTGGTTCCATATTCACTAATAACACATCAAGTGGTATGGGTGGAGCAATAACAAGCACTGAAAACATTACAATAACTAATTCAACATTCACAAATAACAAGGCAACAAACGGTGGAGCAATATCCAATGGTAGAACTATTACATTAAATAATAATACATTCACATCCAACTTGGCAGTTTATGGTGTATTATTTAATGAAGGAATTAGCATGATAAATAATGCAACTTTCATAAATAACTCTGCTGAATCAGGAAGTGTAATATATAATAATGTTTCAGGAACATTCACACTAAATAACAGTATAATAAATAGTAATTATGTGTTAAATAATTCTGAATACGTAATTAATAACCTTGGTAATGCAACAATTACAAATAACCTATTTACAAACAATACAGATAACACTAGGGACATGTTAATAAACAATCCTAAAGTAGACAAGTTAGTACTAGTTAATAACAATACATACATAGACAACTTATTAAACAATACAATAATCAGTCAAACATACACAATACTTGATGAAGATACAATAAATATAAACATAACATTAAGAAGTGTATATAATGACACAGTAAGAAATGGAACAATAACAGCATACCTTGATGGAAACAGTATAGGAGTTGGTGAAGTAGTAAATGGAACTGCAAACATAACACTAACACTTACAAATCCAGAAAACAATATAATACTTAAATACACAACAGAAAGCAAACACTACCAGAACACAACAACCACAAGCATTATAAAAATACTAAAACACAACACAACAATCACAACAAACATAATAAACAATACACTAGCAAACACAAGCATAACTGTAGTACTAAAAGACACAACAACAAGTACTACAATAGCAAATGCAGATATAACAGTAACACTAGCAAATGGAACAACTATCACAGATAAAACCGATGAAAATGGTAACATAAACATACCACTAGATCTCCCAGTAGGCGAAAACACAATAACCATAACATATAATGGTAACGATACATACAACTCAACAACCAACACAGTAAATATCAATGTAGTAAAACGTGAAAGCACAATTACTGCAACAGTAACAAATAACACAGCAGGAAATGTAACAATAACTGTATCAGTAGTTGATACAACAACAAATAATCCTATTAACAATGGAAACATCATAATATATGATACAAATAACAATATCATAGGTACAGCATCTATAGTAGATGAAAATACAATAATACTAACAAATATCACAATCACTGGTGAATACACAATAACAGTTAAATATGAAGGAAATACTAACTACACAGAAAGTAGTATCACAATTGAAAATGTAAATATCATTGGACGTGAAACTACACTAAATACAATAATCATAAATAACACACTAGGAAATACAAACATCAATGTAGTATTAAAAGACACAACAACAAATAACATAATATCAAATGCAGATATAACAGTAACACTACCAGATACAACAGTAATTACAACAAAAACTGATGAAAATGGTAACATAAACATACCACTAGATCTTCCAGTAGGCGAAAACACAATAACCATAACATATAATGGTAACAAAACATACAACTCAAATAGTAACACAGTAAATATCAACGTAACAAAAAGAGACAGTACAATTACTGCAACAGTAACCAATAACACAGTAGGAAATGTAACATTAAGAGTAGAAGTAGTTGACAGTGAAACAAACAAACCAATAGATAGTGGAAATATAATCATACGTGATGAAAATGGTAATATACTCACAACAGGTACAATAACTAATGGTAATGCAATAATAAACACAGGTATTACCAGAATAGGTGAATATACAATAAATGTAATATATGAAGGAAATACTAACTACACATCAATTAGTATAACACTTAAAAATATAATAGTCACTGGAATCAACACTCAAATAAATGCTATTGTATTAAATGACACACTAGCAAATACCATGATTAATGTAACACTAATAGATGCAGTTACATCACAACCAATAGCTGATGCTAATATAGTTGTAACACTTCCAAATGGTGATAATATTAATGGTATTACAAGTGAAGATGGTAGTGTAGTTATTAAACTAGACATACCAGTTGGAGATAATACTATAATCATATCATACAATGGTGATGAAACATATAAACAAACAAGTACTACAATAAATATACCAGTAGAAAAAATAGGCACTACAATAACAGTAGATCCAGTTAATGGAGTTATTGGTGAGAAAATCAATTTAACAGCTCATATAACAGGCACATACAATAATATAATAAATGGTGGACGAGTAGTATTTAAAGTAAATGGTAAAACACTAAGAGACAATGATGGAAACATAATATATGTAACAGTCAAAGACTCAAAAGCAGTAATTACTGACTTTATAATACCAACTTCATGGACTAACACAAACTATGTGATAAGTGCAGTATATGGTGGAAATAATGACTTTACATCATCTAGAAGTAATAACTCAACACTTTCAATAGAAAAACGTAGTGCAAAACTAGAACTTGACCAAGTAACTGCAAAAGCTGGTCAAACAATTAAATTATCTGTAAAAATAACAGATGATATAACAAATAATCCAGTAAGCTCTGGTAAAGTAGTATTTAAACTCAATGGTAAAACATTACGTGATGAGAATGGAAATAATATCTATGCATTAGTAGAAAATGGTGTAGCAACTATTGAATACACACTACCTGCTAAGATGGCTGCTAAGAATTATAAGTTAACAGCAGTATTTGCTGATAAATTGTATGAAAGAGCAGAAATTAGTTCTACTTTATGTGTAACTAAATAA
- a CDS encoding MalY/PatB family protein: MITYNFNQKLNRKNTNSLKWDLFDSELPMWVADMDFSLAPEIREALQKTTTMDVLGYTIIPDEWYEAYINWWKKYNLELEKPWLKFATGVMPAISTIIKKLTNENDKILIQTPVYHMFFHVIENNNRQVIENKLKYENNKYSIDFKDLEEKLENPDVKLMLLCNPHNPVGKIWTKEELEKIGQLAYNHNVIVVADEIHCDLTNPGKTYIPFSSINKINQENSITTIAPTKTFNIAGLKTSAISIPSRNIREKVFNAIDTDGLGEANIFAINGTIAAYNNAGNWLKNLRQYLYENKQYVNKYLKEEIPEITMIKSDATYLLWLDCSKLNIDSRKFNKLLIEKTGLQISPGRDFGINGDSFIRINIACPQEQLKDGLNRLKRGVEIHKRGDYK; this comes from the coding sequence ATGATAACATACAACTTTAATCAAAAACTTAACAGAAAAAACACAAACTCACTAAAATGGGACTTATTTGACTCAGAACTACCAATGTGGGTAGCAGACATGGATTTTAGTCTAGCACCTGAAATTAGAGAAGCACTACAAAAAACCACAACTATGGATGTATTAGGATACACAATAATACCTGATGAATGGTATGAAGCATACATTAACTGGTGGAAAAAATACAATCTAGAACTTGAAAAACCATGGCTTAAATTTGCAACAGGAGTAATGCCAGCAATAAGCACAATAATCAAAAAACTAACAAATGAAAATGATAAAATACTAATACAAACACCAGTATATCATATGTTCTTTCATGTAATAGAAAACAATAACAGACAAGTAATAGAAAACAAACTAAAATATGAAAACAATAAATACAGTATTGACTTTAAAGATCTAGAAGAAAAACTAGAAAATCCTGATGTAAAACTAATGCTACTTTGTAATCCACATAATCCAGTAGGAAAAATATGGACTAAAGAAGAACTAGAAAAAATAGGACAACTAGCATATAACCATAATGTAATAGTAGTAGCAGATGAAATACATTGTGACTTAACAAATCCTGGAAAAACATACATTCCATTCTCATCAATAAATAAAATAAACCAAGAAAACAGTATAACAACAATAGCACCAACAAAGACATTTAACATAGCAGGACTAAAAACATCAGCAATAAGCATACCCTCCAGGAATATAAGAGAAAAAGTATTTAATGCAATTGACACTGATGGACTAGGTGAAGCTAATATATTTGCAATAAATGGAACAATTGCCGCATATAACAATGCAGGAAATTGGCTAAAAAATCTAAGACAATACTTATATGAAAATAAACAATATGTAAACAAATACTTAAAAGAAGAAATACCTGAAATAACAATGATAAAATCAGATGCAACATACCTATTATGGCTAGATTGCAGTAAGTTGAATATAGACTCAAGAAAATTCAACAAATTACTCATAGAAAAAACAGGACTACAAATCTCACCAGGACGAGACTTTGGTATAAATGGTGATTCATTTATTAGAATAAATATAGCCTGTCCACAAGAACAATTAAAAGATGGACTAAATAGACTAAAGAGGGGAGTAGAAATACATAAAAGAGGTGACTATAAATGA